A window of the Chelonoidis abingdonii isolate Lonesome George chromosome 19, CheloAbing_2.0, whole genome shotgun sequence genome harbors these coding sequences:
- the NIP7 gene encoding 60S ribosome subunit biogenesis protein NIP7 homolog — MKHLYGEGQARVCGGQRPLSIGPGSRPAPPPSPPAPPYQRRPRRRPRPRNTRPADCLLQRSAAPSWETPRHAALCLAEGLVTPRWPVQGPTAHGLSPRSIGENIQLLVDRPDGSYCFRLHKDRVYYVSERILKVATSIPGDKLVALGTCFGKFTKTGKFRLHVTALDYLAPYAKYKVWVKPGAEQSFLYGNHVLKSGLGRITENTAQYQGVVVYSMADVPLGFGVAAKSTQDCRKVDPMAIVVFHQADVGEYVRHEDTLT, encoded by the exons ATGAAACATTTGTATGGCGAAGGCCAAGCCCGCGTCTGCGGCGGCCAGCGCCCGCTCTCCATCGGCCCGGGCTCGCGCCCAGCGCCTccgcccagccccccagctccgcCATACCAGCGCCGGCCCCGGCGCCGCCCGCGCCCCCGCAACACCAGGCCAGCAGACTGCCTCCTCCAGCGCTCCGCGGCCCCCTCTTGGGAGACGCCACGACACGCAGCTCTATG CCTGGCGGAGGGGCTGGTGACCCCCCGGTGGCCTGTCCAAGGGCCCACCGCTCATGGTCTGTCTCCCCGTAGCATCGGCGAGAACATCCAGCTGCTGGTGGACCGGCCCGACGGCTCCTACTGTTTCCGCCTGCACAAGGACCGCGTTTACTACGTCAG TGAGAGAATCTTGAAGGTGGCGACCAGTATCCCTGGGGACAAGCTGGTGGCACTGGGCACCTGCTTTGGGAAGTTCACCAAGACCGGGAAGTTCCGGCTCCATGTCACTGCCCTGGATTACCTTGCTCCCTATGCCAAG TATAAAGTGTGGGTGAAACCTGGAGCAGAACAGTCCTTCCTTTATGGGAACCACGTGCTGAAATCTGGCCTAGGTCGCATCACCGAGAACACAGCTCAGTACCAGGGTGTGGTGGTGTATTCCATGGCTGATGTTCCTCTG GGTTTTGGAGTAGCGGCGAAGTCTACCCAGGACTGCCGGAAAGTGGACCCCATGGCAATCGTAGTGTTTCATCAGGCTGATGTTGGGGAGTACGTGCGGCATGAGGACACACTTACTTAA
- the COG8 gene encoding conserved oligomeric Golgi complex subunit 8, which produces MNSLTLNRHTEILEILEIPQLMDTCVRNSYYEEALELAAYVRRLERKHSSIPVIQGIVDEVHQSSQLMLNHLIQQLRTNIQLPACLRVIGYLRRMDVFTEAELRIKFLQARDTWLCSIQASIPDDDPYFHITKTIEACRIHLFDIITQYRAIFSDEEPLLPPGEHAVNESAIFHGWVLQKVSQFLQVLDSDLQRGVGSRLDSLLGQCMYFGLSFSRVGADFRGQLAPVFQQVAFGTFKKAIQEAVDKFQDEMNSYTLISAPAVLGSTIPVAVPSTQPGTLQPPMVLLDFPPLACFLNNILVAFNDLRLCCPVALAQDVTTSLEVALGKVTQTILAFHRAEEAAFSSREQELFAQFCTVFLEDLLPYLNRCLHVLFPPAQIAQTLGVPPTQLHKYGSLGCVDVNVIKEPLAFILPKREAMFTPDEKELAQESLAPAPEIPGPEQGVEPSVQLPLVAGEESSVNTMAVPQPDVPVATT; this is translated from the exons ATGAACAGCCTGACCCTGAACCGGCACACGGAGATCTTGGAGATCCTGGAGATCCCGCAGCTGATGGACACCTGCGTCCGTAACAGCTACTACGAGGAGGCGCTGGAGCTCGCTGCCTATGTACGCCGGCTGGAGAGGAAACACTCCTCCATCCCCGTTATCCAG GGTATTGTGGACGAagtgcatcagtcttcacagctgatgCTGAATCACTTGATCCAGCAACTGCGCACTAATATCCAGCTGCCAGCTTGCCTGCGTGTCATTGGCTACTTGCGGCGCATGGATGTGTTCACAGAGGCCGAACTGCGTATCAAGTTTCTGCAGGCCCGGGACACCTGGCTCTGCTCCATCCAGGCCTCCATCCCTGATGACGACCCCTATTTCCACATCACCAAGACCATCGAGGCCTGCCGCATCCATCTCTTTGACATCATCACACAGTATCGCGCCATCTTCTCGGACGAGGAGCCGTTGCTGCCTCCTGGCGAGCATGCAGTCAATGAGAGTGCCATCTTCCATGGCTGGGTGCTGCAGAAGGTTTCACAATTCCTGCAGGTTCTGGACAGTGACCTCCAGCGGGGGGTGGGCAGCCGCTTGGACTCACTGTTGGGTCAGTGCATGTACTTTGGCCTGTCCTTTAGCAGGGTGGGGGCTGATTTCCGGGGCCAGCTGGCCCCAGTGTTCCAGCAAGTTGCATTTGGCACTTTCAAGAAGGCGATTCAGGAAGCAGTGGACAAATTCCAAGATGAGATGAACTCCTACACGCTGATCTCTGCTCCTGCTGTCCTCGGCAGCACCATCCCTGTGGCAGTGCCAAGCACCCAGCCAGGAACCCTGCAGCCTCCCATGGTGCTGCTGGACTTCCCACCTCTTGCCTGCTTCCTGAACAATATTCTGGTTGCCTTCAATGACCTGCGTCTCTGCTGTCCTGTGGCTCTTGCCCAGGATGTAACAACTTCCCTGGAGGTTGCCCTGGGCAAG gTGACTCAAACAATCCTGGCTTTTCACCGGGCAGAGGAGGCGGCTTTCAGCAGCCGGGAGCAGGAGCTTTTTGCTCAGTTCTGTACGGTGTTCCTGGAAGACCTGCTCCCCTATCTTAACCGTTGCCTCCACGTGCTCTTTCCCCCAGCCCAGATAGCACAGACCCTGG GTGTTCCTCCCACTCAGCTGCACAAGTATGGCAGCCTTGGCTGTGTGGACGTGAATGTGATCAAGGAGCCACTCGCCTTCATCCTGCCAAAGAGAGAGGCCATGTTCACTCCAGACGAGAAAGAACTGGCCCAGGAGAGCCTCGCACCTGCACCAGAAAttccagggccagagcagggagtAGAACCTAGTGTGCAGCTGCCTCTGGTGGCTGGAGAGGAGAGCAGCGTGAACACAATGGCTGTTCCACAGCCTGATGTCCCAGTAGCCACAACCTAA